In Aspergillus fumigatus Af293 chromosome 6, whole genome shotgun sequence, the genomic window CCAGAATGTTGTCCGAATGTCCTCAGGCGACATGTCAACTAGAGTTTGCTGAAACTCCTTCGACTGACCATACTTATCGTCTGTATCAGAAATATTGATAGAAGCGAGGTTGGTTGTGATCCCTTCTGCCGATTTCTCGCTCGCAGTGCCATCTTCACTATCCTTGCCTCGGCCGAAGAGCCCGAATCGTCGCTTGGACTCTTTCTTGTTCTCCTGCGACGCGCTGGTCGATGCTTCCTTAGCTGACTCCAGCGCATCAAGTTTAACGCCAAAAACCTTCAGAAGCAGTATCCAGAATTCCTGCAGTTTCGCTTCCTGCTCTGCCGTGAGATTCCCCACGGTTCCGGGAGGCAATTCTGTAGGCATTGTTTTAAGAGTATCAATGACGCCGAGAAATGGTTCCTGTTCAAGCTGGATATTTTGTGAAATTGATGGGGGAGGAGAGTCGTTCTTCGAATGGAAGCGCTTATCTTGTAACCAAACTCCCCCGTAGATGAGAGCGAGAGCGAATGTAATCGTCCAAAATGATGAAGCCTTCCTCGGAGGGTTGTTCCGCGATGACGGTACAGAGAAGATCAATCGTCTAGCTAGGGAGCCTGAAACTGAAGAAGGCTTCGATGCGCCTTCAGCGAGTAGTAATGGCACGGAGTATGAGCGGAAATGGACAGAGTTGGCCGAAGAAAGGAGTAGACGGCGTCGAATAGACAAACAAGCATGCATGTGCTGAGAGATTAAAAACGACGGCCTAGAGTGGGGTCCGTTGGGAAGACTATGATGTTGTTGGTTGTTGCTATCCTCATTTCACGCCAGACTGGGCAAGGGCACACGAGGATGGGAAATTTGatgattattattagtagtactaaatagtagTGGTTGTACCTTGGCAACCTCGAACGATTTATAACATCGTCTGTGGATGATCAATGCCGTAACGGACCCTCGGGGCGCCTCAATATCCGATCCAATCGCAAACTGGAAAGGCGGGGGATCAACAATGCGGTGCCCACTGTTAATTaatcgacgaggaagaacGCCATAAACACTTCGATAGATAATATTGAGGTATCTACCGATCTGCTTTACGTCTCCCACAAATCCAATTCGATACCAATCATTTTACAAAGCCGCCTTTGATATATTTGCTGAGCCTACCCAACTATCTTGCTGGTTAGGCTCAGTTCATCACGTGTTGTGATTGTTTATCGTTGGCCGCGCAACCACAAGGGCTTCATACTCAGATTTTCGATCAGCTTTTCCTTGAATGTCGGGTAATTGTGAAAATCTATGATGGAACCTGCTCTCGCGCGGTCATCCTCGCGCCCGCGACCTTCGTCCAGGCCCACGACTCCTCTGAGGCCCAGTTCTCGGTCTTCAATTCGTGAAGCCCATGGTTATGGGACGAGTATCAGCAATGCTGGCTACACACAACCCGCAATCAATGCTCTCGAACCGCAGTTTGCAGAACTTGCAGATTCTATGGCAGATCTTGAGGCGAACTTCATGCACCTTCAGCTGATGCACGAGAGCTTGACGCGGTTCAGTGAGAGCTTTGCCAGCTTCCTCTATGGTTTGAATATGAATGCGTTCTGTGTCGACTTTCCGGAGGTATGTTCAATTATTTCCTTACTTCTCAATTAGACCCTTGCTCACTAAGTTAGGCGCCAATAGCAGATTCGTTTCGGAGAGCTAAACAAGCTGAAGCTCAGAAAGGTATTGCCAAGCAACATTCGACAGACTTGACACTACCTATATACTTACTAAGGTTGCAGAggctgaagctgaagaagttcGACGAGCTAATGACGCTGAGGCAACATTCATGTGAGTTACTCCTTAAGTTATAGCAGCATTGCACATTGGACGTTCATTCTGACCACGATCCGGGGCCACAGGACAACAGATACCTCGTTCGTTGAGAATCCTCCTAGCACGATTTCCTCAAAGCCCACTTCCAAGTCATCAATTCCTTCTCGAGGAGCTACTCGGGGGTCTTCAACGCGCGAGTCGGCACGCGGTCGCTATACAACGAGAGGGACTAATCGGGCTCGGCCCAGCGCATTGCCTCGAGGTAGAGGTGTTCGGTGAGCGCTGTTCTGGGGCAATACTGTCACAACCAGATATCCTAGTATACAACAGTTCTTATGAGGACTTCCCTCTAAGTTCAAGATAAGGAAGATTGACAGCACGGTCGAGAACTGGAAACTAAGAAGCAGAGGTCTGGCGGAGAAGGGCTGATCCGGCCCAATGGTCGAGGAACAGCTATACCAGATCAACCAGAGCGCTACAAAGTGCCTGGGCTTCTTCACTGGCATGCAGCTGCCTCCATTGAACCAAAGCTATTCTCTTTCCATGGGCTACTTCCGTTGAGATTAATCCATCTCAACTTGTCATTGCTAGTGAAGCCAGATTAATGATATGACAATGCGAATTAAAACGATTTTTAAAAATAATTGCCTACGGGATTGTTAGATTTTATTTCGAGAGCGCAATATGAGACACTATATAGTACTTATTACCTTTAAATACCTCCTCAAAAGGCGGCGTCCCCCTCAGTGTTGGGGATCCAGGCCCGGTTCCTTATCGCTCCGAGCGGCGGACCCTGAGGAGACAAAGATCTCTTTAACCAACATCAAGCCATCCACAAAGCTTCTGTGGCGTCACAGAGTTTCGGCTCAATAAGCTTGAGGCAACACCTATCATTTTAACAAGTCTGATCATCTGAAGTTCAAGCTTTACTTCTTGTCAAGTGTTGTTGCCGGTATATCATTTGCTCCTCAGGTCGCTTCAGTGCCAATCCGATCCGCACGGAACACTTAGTGGTAGCAGGGGACACTGGAGGTTCACCACAGCCGTCAATAGACTCCGGCTTGGGCAACACAACGCTGAAAGCTCCTATTGTTGATTACGAGGCTGGCCTCTGAAAACTTCACAATGCGACTGTGAACCCCTACAACGTCTTCGAGGACTTTTATCCATGAATGCTTTGCATTCGTCCGCACTTGAAATAAGCTTTCTGTCCTTCCTCCGGCCTCAGTGTCAAGGTATCTGCTGCTAGGCGCCTCTCCCAGTGATTATATATCCTGAAGCTTTCCCTCCCAGAGTTTCAAGACTTCTTTGATTCTTCCAATACCCTATCTATCTTTCTGATATTTCTCTACAACATCCGTGGAACGGCTTCTTCTCGTGCTGTCACCTTCGGCATCATGGCTAGCATTACTTCAGCATCCCTTCTCTCGGAGGCTGAGTTCGGTTGCGGTAAGCAGGCATCATCACGACGCGATCCTCGCTATAGATCTTCAAACTGACTCGTAGTAAGAGCATCTCGCCGCAATACTGACTCAGAGTGGAAACACTGCCGAGCAGTTCAAGAGCTCGTTCCTTAAAACGCACAATGCTCTGGCACCTAGGCCCTTACCTCTGTTTCCTAAGCCTTTGACGGTGGATGATCTCCCAAAGCAAAAGGGAGGCCTGCGTACTGCTTCTCTGCTAAGGCCAAAGTACACGTGCTTGACTTGCTCTGAAGTGTGCGCCCCTGCTGATAGACCAGCTCATACGAAAGAGACTGGGCATCAGTTTTGTAAGTCGATCTGGTCCTACTCTACCGTAGAAGGTCGCTGACTCCCGCAGACATGGAGTCAAGGGGGCGTATTCTGTTCTGCCAAGGTTGCGGTGACTTCGTCTATGACCATGACTTGGAACGTCTTCGATCGTTACCTTACGGAATGCATCAAGGTTTGCATCCTGTTTATCTTGATTTCATTCAACTCGCTGAAGCCCAGCAGCATCTAGGAGGCGTAGATCAAGCGAAAGTTCATCGGATGAACAGTTTGTCAGGAACAACGCCAACAAGCGCGCTTGTGCAAAACAGGGCGTCCGCGGCCTGTACAATCTCGGACAAACATGCTATCTCAACGTCATCCTGCAGACTTTACTGCATGATCCCATCTTGAATGCCTATTTTTTAGGGAATGGCCATCAGTCACACGATTGTACTCTCCAGGATTGCATAGGCTGCGCAGTTGCAGAAGCATTTGCCGACTTCAACAGCAGCGACAAAGCCGAAGGTTTTGCCGCATTGAATCTTCTTCTAGCATCATGGCGTGCAAGTCCTGTAGGTGGTCTCTTGACCAACTGCTACCATATTATAATACTGACTCATCATAGACTTTGGCAGGTTACCATCAGCAGGACGCGCACGAATACTACCAATTCCTCGTCGACAAGTTACATACGAGCACCGAAGGACACGTGGATGACCACGACCAAGGGTGTTCCTGCTTTTTTCACCAAACATTTTATGGCAAGCTTAAAAGTAGTGTGATGTGCGATAATTGCGGAAACATTACAAAAACGGAAGATCCTATGCTCGATCTGAGTCTGGACGTTCAGGTACAGGCGAAGAAACGGGCCATGGGCGGTGGTGTCGGGCCGTCAGCGACACCTACACTAAATGGTTGCCTAGAGAGCTTTACGTCACCAGAAAGGCTGATGGCAGGTGTCTACAATTGCAGTGAGTGCGGCGGTACGCCTCAGAAAGCAACAAAGCGTTTGCGGATCAAGAAATTGCCGGCGATCCTCTGCATGCAGCTGAAGGTCTGTCTCTTCTCTCTGACGACTGCGGTGGACCTGGCTAATATGACATGCAGCGCTTTGAGCATAGCTCAGCAGTGTCCGAGAAAGTTGAGGGCAGGGTCGATTTCCCTTTGTCGATCAACATGCTCCCATATACAACACATCGGCACAGGGAGGATCTCGACAAATCCAAATTCGTTTATGATCTCTCTTCTGCAGTTGTCCACAAAGGCAAATTGGACGCTGGACACTACTACGTCTACTGCAAGCAGGGCGACCAGGTTTGTGTATCCGTTATCTAGTGGCCTATGCCTCGTGTCTACTATCAGGAGGCAACGCTCGACATTGTTGACATGACTAACTCTTTACTTGACAGTGGGTGCTGTTCAACGATGATCAAGTCACTGCCGCCACCGAGGCTGAAGTCCTCAACGCCGACGCGTATCTCTTATTTTACAATCTACGATTATTTACTGCTCCTTTGCAGTAGCTCGGTTGCATTGCCTCAGCACGCTTCAATCGCAAATAGAGAGGCACCcatctttttttccccccctcCTGGCTCTAGCGGGCAGGAGATCGTGGCATCGGAATTCAACAACGTGGGTGTTACTTGAATTCCACTCGGGAGGGCGTCAACGTTATCTGTATCTGATTGCATCTTTCTCATTAGGCAAGCAGTTGGAATACCGGGCCAAAATGGTCACCCAAGACATAGCTTGGTGATTCCTAGAATTGATTGCAGCAGTTTTCTCATGATAGATTCTACGAAGTAGGAATGCTGCTTTGCGGGATTGAAACGGGTAATTTCAGCAGAAAGTGGCGGGCAACCCGTGTTTCTACGATCTTCCTTCGTGAGCACATGATAAAGACCCAAAATCTGTGCTGCGCGACGGGATATGTTCTCCGAGTCGTAGATTGTAAAGTGGACGAAAGTGAAAGTTCAACTATTGCAACCAGCCGCTACGTCCATAGGTAGCCTTATTAGACATTGAACGTCTACAGGCGGCATCGACCCAATTGCAGGCGTACTCGTCACATTCACCACAGTTTCGCTTTGGCGGGCTCAAGGTGTAGGCAAAGTAAGGTGGAAAGGATGGGAGAAAGATCCTTATGAATTCAATCTAAAAATTGAATTGGAAAGATAAAGGTTTCGACATAACACCTTTTGGGTTGTTCACACCGgcatctcctcttcctctatCCTATTTTCCCCCGTTGGAATTCAAGCGGATAAGATTCCTTTTTGATTTTCCTCCATGGTAGCTACCGAGCGCCGAGCACGTAACGATTCGTCGTGAAACAGGAAATGGATCGAGAAAATAGATTTAACGGTACTGTAGGAAGAGGTAACTCTGTTAGTGATCCGCTCTTCCTTCTGCCAACCAGTTCTCCGAGAGTGTCGTCGGGTTGAGCCTGGCCATGGTTTTCCGACTCTGCGGCTTATGTGGGAACCAACCTTGTAGAAACCGATGTCCTGAGCCTTCTCACGGAAGCATTGTCTGCAGATGTCCATCTATAACCACTATCAGTCGCATATCCAATGCTTGTTGATCTCGATAGTTGGCTCATTTCCATACCCCGTACTTGCGGATCAGACCAGCACGGTGGGCGCAAACACGGCTGTTTCAACGCAAAGTATCTGATTAGCCCTTCCTGCTCGCAATCCATAATATTTCGACGCTATCCTCCTGGTATCGCCTGGGGAATTTCGTTCACACACCATTCACGGGAACCCTTGCCGAACCTATAGAGAGATAACAAATTAGCCAAATCGTATCGACGCATTCCAGAATTGAAGAATATCCTTACTTGCGGGGCCGGCTGTACCAAACGGACTCGTGAGTCATCTTGAATCTGAGACGAGGAAAACCTGGGGATTGACGGTGTTTGGCAGGTGGTTTGTCGTCGCTGGCGCTGGGCGTTGAGGATAAAAGATATTAGGGTTGAAAATGCGTTGTGTGCCTCTGTTCCACTGCCGGGCTCGGACCATCTCGCTTGAGGAGCGCTAAGCTGCTTCGGGATGCATTAGGCTATGGTGGTCATGTGATTCACCTGGTTTTTTGGGCTTAGCGCCGCCTTCATGACTACGGTGTTTTTGTTTCTCCGCAGCGCCTGGATATCAAAATCAACGCATATGAA contains:
- a CDS encoding DASH complex subunit DAM1, yielding MMEPALARSSSRPRPSSRPTTPLRPSSRSSIREAHGYGTSISNAGYTQPAINALEPQFAELADSMADLEANFMHLQLMHESLTRFSESFASFLYGLNMNAFCVDFPEAPIADSFRRAKQAEAQKEAEAEEVRRANDAEATFMTTDTSFVENPPSTISSKPTSKSSIPSRGATRGSSTRESARGRYTTRGTNRARPSALPRGRGVR
- a CDS encoding 40S ribosomal protein uS14 yields the protein MTHESVWYSRPRKFGKGSRECRVCAHRAGLIRKYGMDICRQCFREKAQDIGFYKVVPLNLFSRSISCFTTNRYVLGAR